One stretch of Bremerella cremea DNA includes these proteins:
- the moaA gene encoding GTP 3',8-cyclase MoaA: MSSDIQNPLVDSFGRAHTSLRVSVTDRCNIRCFYCMPLENIRFKARAELLTFEEIARVVRVAALHGVRKLRLTGGEPLVRSNLPELIRLLREIGGIEEVALTTNGILLAEQAEALKQAGLSRVNISLDSLNEEIFQQITRRAGVERVLAGIAAAQKVGFAEIRLNTVAIRHLTEGEIVPLANFARENDLHLRFIEFMPLDADKAWHTDQVLSGRQLREIISRDVAPLVEIDRLDKSQPATDYAYADGKQRVGFINSVTEPFCGSCNRLRMTAEGQLRNCLFGTTEWDARQILRSGGSDHELAKLLSDCVRAKKASHGMDSPEFVPPERAMYQIGG, translated from the coding sequence ATGTCTTCCGATATTCAGAATCCGCTTGTCGACTCCTTCGGGCGTGCCCACACCAGCCTGCGCGTCAGTGTCACTGATCGCTGCAACATACGCTGTTTTTACTGCATGCCGCTAGAAAACATTCGTTTCAAAGCACGTGCTGAACTGTTGACCTTCGAGGAAATCGCCCGCGTTGTTCGTGTCGCTGCCTTACACGGGGTGCGCAAACTTCGCCTTACGGGAGGCGAACCGCTGGTCCGTTCTAACCTACCAGAATTGATTCGCCTGCTGCGTGAAATCGGTGGCATCGAAGAAGTCGCGCTCACCACCAACGGGATCTTACTGGCCGAACAAGCCGAGGCCCTGAAGCAAGCTGGCCTCAGCCGTGTGAATATCAGCCTCGATTCGCTGAACGAAGAGATCTTTCAGCAGATCACGCGGCGCGCTGGGGTCGAGCGTGTTTTGGCTGGTATTGCGGCTGCTCAAAAGGTTGGTTTTGCTGAAATCCGTCTCAATACGGTTGCAATTCGGCATTTAACCGAGGGAGAAATTGTCCCGCTGGCCAACTTTGCACGTGAAAATGACCTCCATTTGCGTTTTATTGAATTCATGCCGCTCGATGCCGACAAGGCCTGGCATACCGATCAGGTCCTTTCCGGGCGTCAGTTGCGAGAGATCATCTCGCGCGACGTGGCTCCGCTCGTGGAAATCGACCGCCTCGACAAAAGCCAACCAGCAACCGATTATGCGTATGCCGATGGCAAACAACGCGTTGGCTTTATTAACAGCGTAACAGAGCCCTTTTGTGGCTCGTGCAATCGGCTACGGATGACAGCAGAGGGGCAACTACGTAATTGTTTGTTCGGTACCACCGAGTGGGACGCCAGACAGATTTTACGAAGCGGTGGAAGTGATCACGAACTGGCCAAACTATTAAGCGATTGCGTGAGGGCCAAGAAGGCCTCGCATGGAATGGACTCCCCCGAGTTCGTTCCGCCAGAACGTGCCATGTATCAAATCGGGGGTTAA
- a CDS encoding DUF58 domain-containing protein: MRWILGAAVLLAIALVFGLGLMVYAMYALIAVILGSRLLVRYWLMHLAGTRHVSRLDVEEGDEITVGITLRYDGVIPMPWMLVEDLLPRHAIVTRPPALEVQGKRLFLAMLWPRSTRLLTYRILCNRRGYFQLGPAVLETGDVFGLYKQFKMIAEPEFITVEPAIIPLEGFDLVSKRPLGEIKMQSRLFEDPSRIAGVRRYQLGDPLNRIHWASTARTGQLHSKQYEATCIAGVSILLDMHPDSFPAKDEPIRSELSIKCAVAIANAVQLMDQQVGIVTNSVDAAQRMKYEGWDFDARTRDAARKSAGKVDRDPRLAPQKVRTRRGAEQFQQIRHMMARSEKNEGLKLPSLLLEMHSDLPRDATVIPILTTVTPEMALALGNLVRSGYVVTPIINCFDEYEFAQGAGMLLAERMVAKQLKSLEAIGQICQEQAYPLF, from the coding sequence ATGCGTTGGATCTTGGGGGCGGCGGTTCTCTTGGCAATTGCCCTGGTCTTTGGGCTAGGGCTGATGGTGTATGCCATGTACGCGCTGATCGCCGTGATCCTCGGTTCGCGCTTGCTGGTTCGTTATTGGCTGATGCATCTGGCCGGTACGCGGCACGTGAGTCGGCTGGATGTAGAAGAAGGGGACGAAATCACCGTCGGAATCACGCTACGTTATGACGGCGTGATCCCCATGCCCTGGATGCTGGTCGAAGATCTCTTGCCACGTCACGCGATCGTCACTCGTCCGCCTGCTTTAGAAGTACAAGGCAAGCGTTTGTTCTTGGCCATGCTGTGGCCTCGTTCGACACGTCTGTTGACCTACCGCATTCTTTGCAATCGACGAGGTTATTTTCAACTAGGCCCAGCCGTACTCGAAACGGGTGACGTTTTCGGTTTGTACAAACAATTTAAGATGATTGCCGAGCCCGAGTTCATCACCGTCGAACCGGCCATCATTCCGCTCGAAGGTTTTGACTTGGTTTCTAAGCGTCCCCTGGGCGAGATCAAAATGCAGTCTCGCTTGTTTGAAGATCCCTCGCGAATTGCAGGCGTGCGCCGCTATCAATTAGGAGATCCGCTCAATCGAATTCACTGGGCCTCGACCGCACGAACGGGCCAACTGCATAGCAAGCAGTACGAAGCCACCTGCATCGCCGGCGTGAGCATTCTGCTAGATATGCACCCCGATAGTTTTCCGGCGAAAGACGAACCGATCCGTAGCGAGCTTTCCATTAAATGCGCGGTGGCGATTGCCAATGCGGTGCAGTTGATGGACCAGCAAGTGGGCATCGTGACCAACTCCGTCGATGCTGCTCAGCGAATGAAATACGAAGGGTGGGACTTCGATGCCCGCACACGCGATGCCGCGCGGAAGTCTGCCGGGAAGGTCGATCGCGATCCACGTCTGGCCCCGCAAAAAGTACGCACGCGTCGCGGCGCCGAGCAGTTCCAGCAGATTCGCCACATGATGGCCCGTAGCGAGAAAAACGAAGGGCTTAAACTCCCTTCGCTCCTTTTGGAAATGCATAGCGATTTGCCACGCGATGCCACGGTCATTCCTATTCTGACGACGGTAACGCCTGAAATGGCCTTGGCGCTGGGCAATCTTGTCCGCAGCGGTTACGTGGTGACGCCCATCATTAACTGTTTCGACGAATACGAATTCGCCCAAGGTGCCGGCATGCTGCTGGCGGAACGGATGGTGGCCAAGCAATTGAAATCGTTAGAGGCCATCGGGCAGATCTGCCAGGAACAAGCGTACCCCTTATTTTGA
- a CDS encoding MoaD/ThiS family protein, which produces MNVRVKLFALTQDLAGTSEVSLELAPPVTIAAIRLALAEAAPALGPILPSCAFAVDNEYSTNATEVRDQAEIACLPPVSGG; this is translated from the coding sequence ATGAACGTTCGCGTCAAGCTGTTTGCCCTGACCCAAGACCTCGCAGGCACCTCAGAGGTTTCTCTCGAGCTTGCTCCACCGGTAACGATTGCCGCGATTCGCTTAGCCTTGGCGGAAGCGGCTCCCGCTTTAGGGCCGATCCTGCCTAGCTGCGCGTTCGCGGTCGATAACGAATACTCCACCAATGCTACCGAAGTCCGTGACCAAGCCGAAATTGCTTGCTTACCGCCAGTTAGTGGTGGTTAA
- a CDS encoding AAA family ATPase, which produces MDVAATIKKILGNVEKVILGKRQQVVFSLVAWLSEGHILMEDVPGVAKTMLARALAKSVGCTLKRIQCTPDLLPTDVTGTSIFNQKTSEFEFRQGPVFTNILLADEINRTTPRTQAALLEAMAESRVTIDGVTYDLDPPFLVLATQNPVDHEGTFPLPEAQLDRFLMKFSLGYPNMEDELKMLSASRKQHPLETIGPVVTKEELRACQKATRSVKIHEKVQRYIVELVHATRRHDQLMLGASPRASLALFRTSQSLAAILGRNYVLPDDVKRVLAPVMGHRMILRPESRLRKVTSQDVLEDILQEVPVPMIDEAPV; this is translated from the coding sequence ATGGATGTCGCCGCAACGATAAAAAAGATTCTGGGAAATGTTGAGAAAGTCATTCTCGGAAAGCGTCAGCAGGTCGTCTTTTCGCTGGTTGCTTGGCTTTCCGAAGGTCACATCCTGATGGAGGACGTGCCCGGTGTTGCTAAGACTATGCTAGCAAGGGCTTTAGCGAAAAGCGTTGGCTGCACGCTGAAACGCATTCAATGCACGCCCGACTTGCTGCCGACCGACGTCACTGGGACTTCGATCTTCAATCAGAAGACTTCCGAGTTTGAATTCCGCCAGGGGCCGGTTTTCACGAATATTCTTCTCGCGGACGAAATTAACCGGACAACACCCCGCACCCAGGCCGCACTACTCGAGGCGATGGCCGAATCGCGCGTCACGATCGATGGGGTCACGTACGATCTTGATCCGCCGTTTCTGGTGCTTGCCACGCAGAACCCGGTTGATCATGAAGGCACGTTTCCGCTGCCGGAAGCGCAGTTGGACCGCTTTCTCATGAAGTTCAGTCTTGGCTATCCCAACATGGAAGACGAACTGAAGATGCTCTCCGCCTCGCGCAAGCAGCATCCGTTGGAAACGATCGGCCCGGTGGTGACCAAAGAAGAACTGCGGGCCTGCCAGAAAGCGACGCGGAGTGTCAAGATTCACGAAAAAGTCCAACGCTACATTGTCGAACTGGTCCATGCCACGCGGAGGCACGACCAGTTGATGCTCGGGGCAAGTCCTCGTGCTTCGTTGGCCCTGTTTCGGACAAGCCAGTCGTTGGCGGCGATTCTCGGACGCAATTACGTTTTGCCCGACGACGTCAAACGAGTCCTTGCTCCGGTCATGGGGCATCGCATGATCTTGCGGCCCGAAAGCCGCCTGCGAAAGGTGACCTCGCAAGACGTTTTAGAGGACATCTTGCAGGAAGTCCCGGTTCCGATGATCGACGAGGCACCGGTTTAA
- a CDS encoding FAD-binding and (Fe-S)-binding domain-containing protein, giving the protein MDLERERIRADLRGIVRGEIRCDDTFLELYSTDASIFQIKPLAVVRPKRTADVLATVQYAAENQIPVHARGAGTGTAGESLGRGIVIDFAHSMRRILETGDDWVRVQPGVILANLNRHLAQRGRIFGPDPATRSVTTMGSVLALDASGSHWLQHGAAHDHILELQVVLASGESVTLLPTDLDHVSQLESPELVRITSGLAELLQSHADKIQGHLPQTFNQGSGYHLSGIVQENQIDLCKIMAGSEGTLGLITQAKLKTSPRSPARGLVLLFFERIDNAAKAAVQLRQFNISACDLLDRRILSIARETDPRYSNLIPENTEAMLLVEVSGNSQAEVHDRLEQIADRIRRRRRMAFHSLITTNPSEVGTYWELARRMTPILYRLKGNTRPLPFIEDIVVPPAQMPAFLAKVQDVMKRHETIASIFAHAAHGHLHVRPLLNLADPNDLAKLERIADEIYEELFQIHGSISGESGDGISRTPYLPRQYGSLYDLFGRIKHLFDPQGILNPGKKVLASTFSPMELVRRVELPANTLSTESQVDTNDDASLPAGSEMELPILNWTMEEMANTARSCHGCGRCRTYGADTRMCPVFRFDSREEASPRAKANLLRSVLSGQLSPDRLDTYDTKELLDTCFHCHQCRLDCPSNVDIPKMALEMKAHNVDANGLTQDSSFQAKIHRWALWGNRFPHVTNWALGNRAMRWLLERLVGLAKQRKLPHLAHRSFIKQAARRGLTTATRRSGRKVLYFVDMYANLFDTQLAQAFVNVLDHNRIAVYVHPKQQTSGMPAIAQGAVTLAARLAHRNVQALAEAVRQGYTIVATEPSAVMALTREYPNLLNSDDSRIVAENTREACEFLWDLHHHGELELDLKPLNAVVGFHVPCHLRALHEVSYGQRILQLIPGLSVRSIEKGCSGMAGTFGLTRKNFRSSLRIGWELIVAMRSKKIQIGSTECSACKMQIEQAGNKAVVHPIKLLAKSYGVLDPDSDLFAPIAHDLFVS; this is encoded by the coding sequence ATGGATCTAGAACGCGAACGAATACGAGCCGATCTCCGTGGAATTGTGCGCGGCGAGATCCGTTGCGACGATACATTTCTCGAACTGTATTCGACCGACGCGAGCATCTTTCAAATTAAACCGCTGGCCGTTGTTCGCCCCAAACGGACGGCGGATGTCCTTGCCACGGTTCAGTATGCAGCTGAAAACCAAATTCCAGTCCACGCCCGTGGTGCCGGCACCGGCACTGCCGGAGAATCGCTGGGAAGAGGCATTGTCATTGATTTTGCCCATTCGATGCGGCGAATTCTAGAAACGGGCGACGACTGGGTACGTGTCCAACCAGGCGTTATTCTGGCCAACCTCAATCGTCACTTGGCGCAGCGCGGACGAATCTTCGGCCCCGATCCAGCCACCCGTAGCGTGACCACCATGGGCAGTGTCCTGGCCCTAGACGCTTCGGGAAGTCACTGGCTGCAACATGGTGCGGCCCACGATCATATTCTCGAACTCCAAGTGGTTTTGGCCAGTGGCGAATCGGTTACGTTGCTGCCCACAGATTTGGATCATGTTTCGCAGTTAGAGTCGCCAGAGCTCGTGCGGATCACTTCAGGCCTGGCAGAGTTACTGCAATCGCACGCCGACAAAATTCAAGGGCACCTTCCCCAAACGTTCAACCAGGGAAGCGGCTACCACTTGTCTGGCATCGTGCAAGAGAATCAGATCGATCTTTGCAAGATCATGGCCGGGTCGGAAGGAACCTTGGGCCTGATCACACAGGCCAAGCTTAAGACATCGCCTCGATCGCCAGCTCGCGGGTTGGTACTTCTGTTTTTTGAACGCATCGACAATGCCGCAAAGGCTGCCGTACAGCTTCGCCAATTTAATATCAGTGCCTGCGACTTGCTGGATCGCCGAATCTTATCGATCGCGCGCGAAACCGATCCACGCTACTCCAACCTCATTCCTGAGAACACCGAAGCCATGCTCTTGGTCGAGGTTTCCGGCAATTCTCAGGCCGAGGTTCATGACCGCTTAGAACAAATTGCCGATCGAATTCGACGTCGTCGCCGGATGGCGTTTCATTCGTTGATTACGACCAATCCCAGCGAAGTAGGTACCTACTGGGAACTGGCTCGGCGAATGACCCCGATCCTCTATCGCCTCAAAGGCAACACGCGTCCCCTGCCCTTCATTGAAGACATCGTCGTCCCGCCGGCACAAATGCCTGCGTTTCTGGCCAAGGTGCAAGATGTCATGAAGCGACATGAAACAATCGCTTCGATCTTTGCCCACGCGGCGCACGGCCATCTGCATGTGCGTCCCCTGCTCAACTTAGCCGACCCTAACGATTTGGCCAAACTGGAACGGATCGCCGACGAGATTTACGAAGAGTTGTTCCAGATCCATGGTTCCATCAGTGGCGAGAGTGGCGATGGAATTAGCCGAACGCCTTATTTACCGCGGCAGTACGGATCGCTGTACGATCTCTTCGGGCGGATCAAACATTTGTTCGATCCGCAAGGGATTCTTAACCCTGGCAAAAAGGTGCTCGCTTCGACGTTTTCGCCGATGGAACTCGTCCGGCGTGTCGAACTGCCTGCCAACACCCTATCGACCGAATCTCAAGTCGACACCAACGACGACGCTTCCCTGCCAGCCGGCAGCGAGATGGAACTGCCGATCTTGAATTGGACGATGGAAGAGATGGCTAACACGGCCCGAAGTTGCCATGGCTGCGGTCGCTGCCGCACTTATGGGGCCGACACGCGAATGTGTCCAGTCTTCCGTTTCGATTCGCGCGAGGAAGCTTCGCCCCGGGCGAAAGCGAATCTGCTGCGAAGCGTTCTTTCGGGTCAACTTTCGCCAGATCGTTTAGATACCTACGACACCAAAGAACTGCTCGACACGTGCTTTCATTGCCACCAATGTCGCCTCGACTGCCCGTCGAACGTTGATATTCCGAAGATGGCGTTAGAAATGAAAGCTCATAACGTCGATGCCAACGGGCTGACGCAAGATTCCTCTTTCCAGGCCAAGATTCATCGCTGGGCGTTGTGGGGCAATCGTTTTCCTCACGTAACGAATTGGGCTTTGGGCAACCGGGCGATGCGTTGGCTGTTGGAACGCCTGGTTGGCCTCGCCAAGCAGCGGAAGCTGCCCCACCTAGCCCATCGCAGCTTCATCAAACAAGCGGCTCGCCGGGGATTAACAACCGCAACCCGGCGTAGTGGCCGGAAGGTACTTTACTTCGTCGACATGTACGCCAACCTGTTCGACACCCAACTAGCCCAGGCGTTTGTCAACGTTTTGGATCATAACCGGATTGCGGTCTACGTTCATCCGAAGCAACAAACCAGCGGCATGCCGGCAATTGCCCAAGGAGCCGTAACGCTGGCAGCCAGGCTCGCCCATCGCAATGTGCAAGCGTTGGCCGAAGCGGTTCGGCAAGGTTACACGATCGTTGCGACCGAACCCTCTGCCGTGATGGCCCTGACGCGCGAGTACCCCAACTTGCTTAATTCGGACGATTCTCGAATTGTGGCCGAGAACACGCGCGAGGCCTGCGAGTTTCTGTGGGACCTGCATCACCATGGTGAATTGGAACTCGACTTGAAACCGCTGAATGCGGTCGTTGGCTTTCATGTTCCTTGCCATCTGCGTGCACTGCACGAAGTTTCGTACGGGCAAAGAATCTTGCAGTTAATCCCCGGGCTTTCGGTTCGCTCCATTGAGAAGGGCTGTTCGGGCATGGCAGGCACCTTTGGGCTTACGCGCAAGAACTTCCGTAGTAGTCTTCGCATCGGCTGGGAGTTAATCGTAGCCATGCGAAGCAAAAAAATTCAGATTGGCTCTACGGAATGCAGTGCCTGTAAAATGCAGATCGAGCAAGCCGGCAATAAAGCGGTCGTGCATCCCATCAAACTGCTGGCCAAATCGTACGGCGTCCTCGACCCTGACTCGGACCTCTTTGCTCCCATCGCTCACGACTTGTTTGTTTCATGA
- a CDS encoding DUF4129 domain-containing protein → MRPRFNELDYAIVAVAPALIMVLVGSLMLFAVGLFYHGPHTFRLNWIVCMFVLGIVSLARVHIEEGVARSSTLGAAFSAAMLYAVWRLVPDAMLLAVFILIGVWWLSTRLVYDCTVLEQSIDASKKGLMQWIRPEAEEDSSERQAAPQMQPEIEGVTGQSPAEKPVTLADKVDAWLNPTNTKFAPGAWVVYFSLGALPIFGFGQAFAPSLAPDSRWYLFKLLVAYVFAALCLLVTTSFLGLRRYLQQRGVEMPLSMTGTWLGVGFGVVALTLIVVSILPRPNAEYELAKIPFYEDQQQRQASRYAQGEDGTKDNRKDRAGTTKNQDQADEDSAKSNETRSDGKEPSKQTDANGKQTKQGKSQDSSKQSGDQAKSDQQQKGESGKSDSKSGENSSDQGKSQDSQAKQPQGDQAKQQDSQQSKSGDPQQDNNQANDSQKEKPQSNSDQPDKAKGNADPQKSAEDSSQSEQSDTQQQPSSGSNSFSLPDLGDLLKLVVYGAVAALILFIVWKFHEDIAKAWADFWNSLFGGKKKESGEQEEAAPAQKPRRRFASYRNPFQDPAWKKKPAEEWVRYSFSALEAWADERGHARKEEQTPGEFALMLEQHFDELTENVRRAAELYGQVAYGSGKAPGETLEILRKLWQNLNRAA, encoded by the coding sequence ATGCGACCTCGTTTCAACGAACTCGATTATGCCATTGTCGCCGTTGCTCCGGCGCTGATCATGGTTTTGGTCGGCAGCTTGATGCTGTTTGCCGTCGGGTTGTTCTATCACGGTCCGCATACATTCCGTCTGAATTGGATCGTTTGTATGTTTGTGCTGGGGATCGTCTCTCTGGCTCGGGTGCATATCGAAGAAGGAGTAGCCCGTTCGTCAACGCTGGGGGCGGCATTCAGCGCGGCCATGTTGTATGCTGTCTGGCGGTTGGTCCCCGATGCGATGCTTCTGGCTGTTTTCATCTTGATTGGCGTGTGGTGGCTCAGCACTCGTTTGGTGTACGACTGCACAGTGCTAGAGCAATCAATCGATGCCTCGAAGAAGGGGCTGATGCAGTGGATACGACCAGAAGCAGAAGAAGACAGCAGCGAACGCCAAGCAGCCCCACAGATGCAGCCAGAGATCGAAGGAGTTACTGGCCAGTCGCCCGCAGAGAAGCCGGTTACTCTCGCCGACAAGGTCGATGCCTGGCTCAATCCGACGAACACCAAGTTTGCCCCGGGGGCGTGGGTCGTTTACTTTTCGCTGGGAGCGCTGCCCATCTTTGGTTTTGGTCAGGCCTTTGCCCCCAGTCTGGCACCAGACAGCCGTTGGTATCTCTTCAAGTTGCTGGTTGCTTATGTCTTTGCGGCGTTGTGCTTGTTAGTAACGACCAGCTTTCTCGGCTTAAGGCGTTACCTGCAACAACGCGGCGTCGAAATGCCGCTGAGCATGACCGGAACCTGGCTGGGGGTGGGCTTCGGCGTGGTCGCGCTCACGTTGATCGTCGTCTCGATTCTTCCTCGCCCTAATGCCGAGTACGAGCTGGCCAAGATTCCCTTCTACGAAGATCAACAGCAGCGTCAGGCTTCGCGTTATGCCCAAGGAGAAGACGGCACTAAAGATAACCGCAAAGACCGGGCCGGTACGACCAAGAACCAAGATCAAGCCGACGAAGATTCCGCCAAGTCGAACGAAACCCGCTCAGACGGGAAAGAGCCCAGCAAGCAGACCGATGCCAACGGTAAGCAGACCAAGCAAGGGAAGTCACAAGATTCCAGTAAACAAAGTGGCGATCAAGCGAAAAGCGACCAGCAGCAAAAGGGAGAGTCGGGCAAGAGCGACTCGAAGTCTGGCGAGAATTCCTCAGACCAAGGCAAATCGCAAGATAGCCAAGCGAAACAACCGCAGGGGGATCAAGCGAAGCAGCAAGATTCACAACAAAGCAAATCAGGGGATCCGCAACAAGACAACAACCAAGCAAACGACTCGCAAAAGGAGAAGCCGCAGTCTAACAGCGACCAGCCAGACAAGGCGAAAGGGAATGCTGATCCTCAGAAGTCTGCAGAAGACTCTAGCCAATCGGAGCAAAGCGATACGCAGCAGCAGCCTTCCTCTGGGAGTAATTCGTTCTCGTTACCAGACTTGGGCGATTTGTTAAAGTTGGTTGTCTATGGGGCCGTCGCTGCGCTCATCCTCTTTATCGTTTGGAAATTCCACGAAGACATCGCCAAGGCTTGGGCCGATTTTTGGAATAGCTTGTTCGGTGGCAAGAAGAAGGAATCAGGCGAGCAAGAAGAGGCCGCACCAGCACAAAAGCCGCGCCGACGATTTGCTTCGTACCGCAATCCGTTCCAAGATCCGGCCTGGAAGAAGAAGCCAGCGGAAGAGTGGGTTCGCTATAGTTTTTCAGCCTTGGAAGCTTGGGCCGATGAACGGGGGCATGCTCGGAAGGAAGAGCAAACGCCTGGGGAGTTTGCTTTGATGTTAGAGCAACACTTCGACGAACTAACCGAGAACGTGCGACGTGCCGCCGAACTTTATGGACAAGTTGCCTACGGATCTGGCAAGGCCCCTGGGGAAACGCTCGAAATTTTGCGAAAGTTATGGCAGAACCTCAACCGTGCGGCTTGA
- a CDS encoding SHD1 domain-containing protein: protein MLLPQIRTTSLRLTILLCGLGLLLPVSVEARIWTTAEGTKVEAELVEIVQDGKGVLLDVKGKRYEVSLERLSVRDQAYVEGLQDAMRRPTAAEIEKDIADDIAEDAKSEKEKEVDKEPNTIRLKSRRTWTSREGVTVDAQFVRMRGSIVLLKLSGFNYDQIDFYDLSVEDRQFIYDAHAAMGKADMIPPVRNDLTDPGMEPPAYQEHPPTPSNPPMSPASGTGSSTSDSEENLPPNGFGSIEGSDSGIALPDNGFGAIDPTTTPSTPFDAEVKLPASGFGDLSNTTPEATEVHESFTPVGGNRPKKVGLPNSTIVDSSSGSESDDDRPLFDVASIPARSPGGFDEPTSNSPTQTTPEPQLPPTGNSPKRTTSAPDPFGSSASGGSKRPAPSSPKSGGDGNPQFGNSQLFTPSSEFTPIEPPAPREFTTADWNLQVFAVVMLSGGCLMMAGGYMWLIALAFMENLEWGLRSLIPGMAIMFGISEWDKASVPLLTMLLGVCLTLGGFGLLLGIS from the coding sequence ATGTTACTGCCACAAATCCGAACCACCAGCCTGCGCTTAACTATCTTGTTATGTGGCTTGGGGCTCTTGCTTCCAGTCTCGGTAGAGGCTCGCATTTGGACCACAGCCGAGGGGACCAAGGTAGAGGCTGAATTGGTCGAGATTGTCCAAGACGGCAAGGGGGTTCTCTTAGACGTCAAAGGGAAACGGTACGAAGTCAGCTTAGAGCGTCTTTCCGTCAGAGATCAGGCATACGTCGAAGGCCTGCAAGATGCCATGCGACGCCCCACCGCCGCCGAGATTGAGAAAGATATCGCCGATGATATCGCGGAAGATGCCAAGTCAGAAAAGGAAAAGGAAGTCGATAAAGAGCCGAATACCATTCGCCTGAAATCGCGTCGGACTTGGACCTCGCGGGAAGGGGTTACCGTTGATGCCCAATTCGTGCGGATGCGAGGGAGCATTGTCCTGTTGAAGCTGAGCGGTTTTAACTACGACCAAATCGACTTCTACGATCTTTCCGTAGAAGACCGCCAGTTTATCTACGATGCCCATGCCGCGATGGGCAAAGCCGACATGATTCCACCGGTGCGAAATGACTTGACCGATCCTGGCATGGAGCCTCCGGCCTACCAAGAGCATCCTCCCACCCCTTCGAACCCGCCGATGTCACCGGCCTCCGGAACCGGCAGCAGCACTTCAGATAGCGAAGAGAACCTACCCCCTAACGGTTTCGGCTCGATTGAAGGTTCCGATTCTGGAATCGCATTGCCTGATAACGGTTTCGGAGCGATCGATCCGACTACCACCCCTTCCACACCGTTCGACGCGGAAGTGAAGTTACCAGCCTCTGGTTTTGGTGATCTTTCCAATACAACTCCAGAAGCCACGGAAGTTCACGAATCCTTCACTCCTGTGGGGGGCAATCGTCCGAAGAAAGTTGGCCTCCCCAATTCGACGATTGTCGATTCTTCTTCCGGCTCTGAGAGCGACGACGATCGTCCTCTGTTTGATGTCGCTTCGATTCCTGCGCGGTCACCGGGAGGTTTCGATGAACCAACAAGCAATTCGCCAACGCAGACAACCCCAGAGCCCCAGTTACCTCCCACGGGCAATTCGCCCAAGCGGACCACCTCGGCCCCCGATCCATTTGGTTCGTCGGCAAGTGGTGGAAGCAAACGCCCTGCCCCTTCTTCCCCAAAATCTGGCGGGGATGGCAATCCGCAATTTGGCAATTCACAGCTGTTTACCCCATCGTCGGAATTCACCCCCATAGAACCTCCCGCGCCGCGCGAATTCACGACGGCAGACTGGAATCTTCAAGTTTTTGCGGTGGTAATGCTTTCTGGCGGCTGCTTGATGATGGCCGGAGGGTATATGTGGTTGATTGCGTTGGCCTTTATGGAGAACCTGGAATGGGGACTACGCAGTCTGATCCCAGGCATGGCCATCATGTTCGGTATTTCCGAATGGGACAAAGCGAGCGTTCCTTTGTTGACCATGCTGCTAGGAGTTTGTTTAACCCTCGGCGGATTTGGTTTACTATTAGGCATAAGCTAG
- a CDS encoding molybdenum cofactor biosynthesis protein MoaE — MIELTEAPIDAEQIRLAVSSPQCGAIVLFLGTTRQFTDAKETLTLTYTAYAPMAQSQMEKLAAQAQARWPVEKCAIVHRLGEVPIGEASVAVAVSSPHRRDAFEAASWLMDRLKELVPVWKKEHWAQGGTDWVHPGLFPSQDDNGVQ; from the coding sequence ATGATTGAACTTACGGAAGCCCCGATCGATGCCGAGCAAATCCGCCTAGCGGTCAGCTCACCGCAGTGTGGCGCCATCGTGCTATTTCTGGGAACAACGCGTCAATTCACCGACGCCAAGGAAACCCTTACGCTCACCTATACCGCTTATGCTCCGATGGCGCAAAGTCAAATGGAGAAGCTCGCCGCTCAGGCACAAGCCCGTTGGCCGGTTGAAAAGTGCGCAATTGTCCATCGCTTGGGGGAGGTTCCGATCGGAGAAGCCAGCGTTGCAGTAGCTGTTTCCAGCCCTCACCGCCGCGATGCCTTTGAAGCGGCAAGCTGGTTGATGGATCGCCTGAAAGAGCTAGTTCCTGTCTGGAAAAAAGAACATTGGGCCCAAGGTGGGACTGATTGGGTCCATCCAGGCTTATTCCCTTCTCAGGACGATAATGGAGTACAATAG